One stretch of Penaeus chinensis breed Huanghai No. 1 chromosome 27, ASM1920278v2, whole genome shotgun sequence DNA includes these proteins:
- the LOC125039583 gene encoding uncharacterized protein LOC125039583 translates to MTLMDSSTNVSVDCGVRRKHKSISLQDKVDLLRKLDCGVPVREVCKTYGIGSSTLYDIKKKREEIMQFIKYCDSEGQINSRKTMKAGKSTELDRVLFEWYRKCRSEGVELTCNMITEQAKIFHKDLKLEGERRYGEGWLQRFKKRHGISTSKVCGDEKASTRTGAEEDLVPGDFDADKSEANVEDEIMNMVLKDMESGTRDDSDCEDITEIFSVERLIKLTDELIDGLDHCDFMPKQEVIIFHLLHDRLDRERTKRLNQLGLNKTSKKQTHPMKDSENRMSKKRKVDEDDSSIARPTKQQCVEEGMKSLHKTTQATPPSAPVRHFPHDDHTVVTVASPRPSYDEMPDRKSHHIQHSDHHTLILKRLLEDATFADVTLTAEGQSLQAHKAVLSAMSPYFKKVLQKNPSPHPIIMMPLDMSFEDLQGIINYIYMGEIIVPTGNSSSLLKAAKILQIPGLITLRLKDEPLSFSDAQSALPDNGDSAVSTESNRSSGMNLGKSGNKNKDISKLQSPTETRTNTVSSSSDIEILPQYKWQEHKHNESVYSVLAVEDADPLDIDIQEIPEDTALSGEANHKCSLMAEVLVLLPDQDGLSRYRDYEDRTKREAWDDFEVPYLERDCSSNHALMISEKQWCEGPRCMEVKEEFIE, encoded by the exons ATGACACTTATGGATTCCTCAACAAATGTAAGCGTCGACTGTGGTGTCAGGCGTAAACATAAGTCCATATCTCTGCAAGATAAGGTAGATTTGTTGAGAAAACTCGACTGTGGTGTTCCGGTACGGGAAGTTTGCAAGACTTACGGTATAGGTTCGTCGACTCTGTAtgatataaagaagaagagggaagaaatcaTGCAGTTCATAAAATACTGCGATTCCGAGGGGCAAATCAACAGCAGGAAAACCATGAAAGCAGGTAAAAGCACAGAACTCGACCGAGTCTTGTTCGAGTGGTATCGCAAGTGTCGAAGTGAAGGGGTCGAGTTGACCTGCAATATGATCACGGAGCAAGCTAAGATATTCCACAAAGATCTCAAATTGGAAGGTGAACGTAGATACGGCGAAGGGTGGTTACAGAGGTTTAAGAAACGCCATGGAATTTCGACATCTAAAGTGTGTGGAGATGAAAAGGCCTCAACCCGCACAGGAGCTGAAGAGGACCTGGTTCCTGGAGACTTCGACGCCGACAAGAGCGAGGCCAACGTGGAGGATGAAATTATGAATATGGTGTTGAAGGACATGGAAAGCGGTACAAGGGACGACAGCGACTGTGAAGACATCACTGAAATATTCTCAGTTGAAAGGTTGATCAAGTTGACTGATGAACTCATCGATGGATTAGACCATTGTGACTTTATGCCCAAGCAAGAAGTAATTATATTTCATCTTCTGCATGACAGACTGGACAGGGAAAGGACAAAGCGCTTAAATCAGCTTGGCCTAAATAAAACATCAAAGAAG caaaCACATCCCATGAAAGATTCTGAGAACAGAATGAGcaagaagagaaaggtagatgAGGATGACTCTTCAATTGCAAGACCCACGAAGCAGCAGTGTGTCGAGGAAGGCATGAAATCCTTGCACAAGACAACACAGGCTACTCCACCATCTGCCCCCGTTCg CCACTTTCCACATGATGACCACACGGTAGTCACAGTAGCCAGCCCAAGACCCAGTTATGATGAAATGCCAGACAGAA aatCACATCATATCCAGCACAGTGACCACCATACTCTAATCCTGAAGCGTCTTCTAGAAGATGCAACCTTTGCGGATGTGACGCTAACAGCGGAAGGACAGTCATTACAGGCACACAAG GCAGTGTTGTCAGCCATGAGCCCCTACTTCAAAAAAGTGTTGCAAAAGAACCCAAGTCCTCATCCCATCATCATGATGCCTCTTGACATGTCATTTGAGGATCTCCAaggaattataaattatatttacat GGGTGAGATAATAGTACCAACTGGAAATTCATCCTCACTCTTGAAGGCTGCCAAGATTCTTCAGATTCCTGGCTTAATCACCTTACGTCTAAAAGATGAGCCTTTGTCATTTAGTGATGCACAGTCAGCACTTCCAGACAATGGTGATTCAGCCGTATCAACTGAAAGCAACCGATCTAGTGGAATGAATTTGGGTAAAAGcggcaataaaaataaagatattagtaaGTTGCAGTCTCCCACTGAAACTAGAACGAatacagtatcatcatcatctgacaTTGAAATCCTGCCACAGTATAAATGGCAGGAACACAAGCACAACGAGTCAGTTTATTCAGTGCTGGCTGTGGAGGATGCTGATCCATTAGATATTGATATCCAGGAGATACCTGAAGATACTGCTCTGTCTGGAGAGGCCAATCACAAATGCTCACTAATGGCAGAGGTTTTGGTGCTTTTACCCGATCAAGATGGTCTTTCAAGGTACAGGGATTATGAAGACCGTACAAAAAGAGAG GCATGGGATGACTTTGAGGTTCCTTATCTTGAAAGAGATTGCTCTTCCAACCATGCTCTAATGATATCTGAAAAGCAGTGGTGTGAGGGACCAAGGTGCATGGAAGTTAAGGAAGAATTCATTGAATAA